Proteins encoded by one window of Kineosporia corallincola:
- a CDS encoding winged helix-turn-helix transcriptional regulator produces MTDIETVPDPVRRPDGQSPPAQACPIGPVVDLVFSRWTTPILWTLNIYGRMRYVEIERTLGTITPKVLTQRLRQLERDGLVKRTYLPQVPPRAEYEITELGRSLAPVFSALVEWSGSNLTEVERARSDYDSSRG; encoded by the coding sequence GTGACCGACATCGAGACCGTTCCCGATCCGGTGCGTCGCCCGGACGGGCAGTCCCCGCCGGCCCAGGCCTGCCCGATCGGGCCGGTGGTCGACCTGGTGTTCAGCCGCTGGACCACCCCGATCCTCTGGACCCTGAACATCTACGGCCGCATGCGTTACGTCGAGATCGAGCGCACGCTGGGCACGATCACGCCCAAGGTGCTCACCCAGCGGCTGCGGCAGCTGGAGCGGGACGGTCTGGTGAAACGCACCTACCTGCCCCAGGTGCCGCCCCGGGCGGAGTACGAGATCACCGAGCTGGGCCGTAGCCTGGCGCCGGTCTTCTCGGCCCTGGTCGAGTGGTCGGGCTCGAACCTGACCGAGGTGGAGCGGGCCCGCAGCGACTACGACAGTTCGCGGGGCTGA
- a CDS encoding damage-control phosphatase ARMT1 family protein: MDLEPRTAPGDPGLTASVITGESGFPRSVLRDRHPELLARVLDGVPWPPEVRLALNGLAEEIEGPILPLSDTYGDAAQWAEWAAPYLGRSWYEVPFLWAENYFYRKLLGATGWFAPGPWQGVDPFGPQKEAELAGAAVRAELEALDGLAGLGLNELLLAALWGNRADLGFQLQRPTVDDETPATSGLIADDRAALLALLPRADRLVLVTDNIGRELLPDLVLADRLLSARPGTTVALHVKPSPYFTSDATPTDVLRTLRRMAEGPAAAVEMVERLRDFIGEGRLAVVTHPFYVAPLTFAEAPAGLQKAYAEADLTVLKGDLNYRRLVGDVEWPATTPFASVTAYWPGRVAALRTLKSDVLVGVDAARLAELDASGPGWRVSGEYAVVQLAG; the protein is encoded by the coding sequence ATGGATCTGGAACCACGCACCGCGCCCGGCGACCCCGGCCTCACCGCCTCCGTGATCACCGGCGAGAGCGGGTTCCCCCGCTCGGTGCTGCGCGACCGGCACCCGGAACTGCTGGCCAGGGTGCTCGACGGGGTGCCCTGGCCGCCGGAGGTGCGGCTGGCGCTGAACGGCCTGGCGGAGGAGATCGAGGGCCCGATCCTGCCGCTGTCCGACACCTACGGCGACGCCGCGCAGTGGGCCGAGTGGGCCGCCCCCTACCTCGGCCGCTCCTGGTACGAGGTGCCGTTCCTGTGGGCCGAGAACTACTTCTACCGCAAGCTGCTCGGCGCCACCGGCTGGTTCGCCCCCGGTCCCTGGCAGGGCGTCGACCCGTTCGGCCCGCAGAAAGAAGCCGAGCTGGCCGGTGCGGCGGTGCGGGCCGAGCTGGAGGCCCTCGACGGCCTGGCCGGCCTCGGCCTGAACGAACTGCTGCTCGCGGCGCTGTGGGGCAACCGCGCCGATCTCGGGTTCCAGCTCCAGCGGCCAACGGTGGACGACGAAACACCGGCGACGTCCGGCCTGATCGCGGACGACCGCGCCGCCCTGCTCGCCCTGCTGCCGAGGGCCGACCGGCTGGTGCTGGTGACGGACAACATCGGCCGCGAGCTCCTGCCCGACCTGGTGCTCGCCGACCGACTGCTGAGTGCCCGGCCGGGCACGACCGTGGCCCTGCACGTGAAGCCGAGCCCCTACTTCACCTCCGACGCCACGCCCACCGACGTGCTCCGGACCCTGCGCCGGATGGCCGAAGGCCCGGCCGCTGCCGTCGAAATGGTCGAGCGCCTGAGGGATTTCATCGGTGAGGGCCGCCTGGCCGTGGTGACGCACCCGTTCTACGTGGCTCCGCTGACCTTCGCCGAGGCCCCGGCCGGCCTCCAGAAGGCTTACGCCGAGGCCGATCTCACCGTGCTGAAGGGCGATCTGAACTATCGCCGGCTGGTCGGTGACGTGGAATGGCCCGCCACCACACCGTTCGCGAGCGTGACGGCCTACTGGCCGGGCCGGGTGGCGGCCCTGCGCACGCTGAAGTCCGACGTGCTGGTCGGGGTGGACGCCGCCCGGCTGGCGGAGCTCGACGCCTCCGGGCCGGGCTGGCGGGTCTCGGGGGAGTACGCCGTGGTGCAGCTGGCGGGCTGA
- a CDS encoding MFS transporter, with the protein MFRSLGVRNFRLFAGGQVLSALGTWMMVVCQDWLVLRLTGGSAAALSTVTALQFTPLALFMLPGGRLADRYDKRTLLIVANAVSAGWCAVLAGLDLSGSIRLWHVYLVAAGLGLVNAVEMPTRMAFVSELVGPELLPNASALSAAYFNLSRVTGTALVGLLISTVGTGPVMALNAVSYAATIAGLALIRRSELLLGARPAGRGGVVDGLRYVAGRSDLVAAVGLLAVVALVTFNFQVTLPLLATQVLHADATAFGLVSTAFAAGSLASALATTLRRRRPSGTLLVASALVLGLMEVAVGLAGGTVVLMLLLFALGFASLFFGQAANHRIQLGSDPAYRGRVLALYSLIMQGSTPLGALLVGWTAGLWGVRSSFLLAGVITALAAVLWWFPLVKHPAATGPDPGGSRVVVSRSRSRG; encoded by the coding sequence GTGTTCCGTTCCCTCGGGGTGCGCAACTTCCGCCTGTTCGCCGGTGGACAGGTGCTCTCGGCGCTCGGTACCTGGATGATGGTGGTCTGCCAGGACTGGCTGGTGCTCCGGCTGACCGGGGGTTCCGCCGCCGCGCTGAGCACCGTCACCGCCCTCCAGTTCACCCCGCTGGCCCTGTTCATGCTGCCCGGCGGGCGGCTGGCCGACCGCTACGACAAGCGCACGCTGCTGATCGTGGCCAACGCCGTCTCGGCCGGATGGTGCGCGGTGCTGGCCGGTCTCGACCTCAGCGGCTCGATCCGGCTGTGGCACGTGTACCTGGTGGCGGCCGGCCTGGGGCTGGTCAACGCGGTCGAGATGCCGACCCGGATGGCGTTCGTGTCCGAGCTGGTCGGCCCCGAGCTGCTGCCCAACGCCTCGGCGCTCAGCGCGGCCTACTTCAACCTCTCCCGGGTCACCGGCACGGCACTGGTCGGGCTGCTGATCTCGACCGTCGGCACCGGCCCGGTGATGGCCCTGAACGCGGTCAGTTACGCGGCGACCATCGCCGGCCTGGCCCTGATCCGGCGCTCCGAGCTGCTTCTCGGTGCCCGGCCGGCGGGCCGGGGCGGGGTGGTCGACGGGCTGCGCTACGTGGCCGGGCGCAGTGATCTGGTCGCCGCCGTCGGCCTGCTCGCCGTGGTCGCCCTGGTGACGTTCAACTTTCAGGTCACGCTGCCGCTGCTGGCCACCCAGGTGCTGCATGCCGACGCCACCGCCTTCGGCCTGGTCTCCACCGCCTTCGCCGCCGGCTCGCTGGCCTCGGCCCTGGCCACCACGCTGCGCCGGCGCAGGCCGTCCGGAACCCTGCTGGTGGCCTCGGCTCTCGTGCTGGGCCTGATGGAGGTGGCGGTGGGGCTGGCCGGGGGCACCGTCGTGCTCATGCTGTTGCTGTTCGCGCTGGGCTTCGCCTCGCTGTTCTTCGGCCAGGCGGCCAACCACCGCATCCAGCTGGGCAGCGATCCGGCCTACCGGGGACGGGTTCTCGCGCTCTACTCGCTGATCATGCAGGGCTCCACACCGCTCGGCGCGCTGCTGGTCGGATGGACCGCCGGGCTCTGGGGAGTGCGCAGCAGCTTTCTGCTGGCCGGGGTGATCACCGCCCTGGCCGCGGTGCTGTGGTGGTTCCCCCTGGTGAAGCACCCGGCTGCCACCGGCCCTGACCCCGGTGGCAGCCGGGTGGTCGTCAGTCGGTCCAGAAGCCGGGGCTGA
- a CDS encoding MFS transporter encodes MSSPDLARGSTAADGVTPGVVLAFLCIAQFMVFLDVSIVNVALPTIEAGLSIPENQLPWLVTAYGLMLGGCLLSGARLGDRFGRRRILRTGLLLFGLASLAAGLAGDPIVLFVARGVQGFGAALMAPSALSTLTATFEEGPDRNRALGIWGALTGLAPVAGNVLGGVLSEGPGWRWIFFINVPIAVLAVLFAPRILPETRTAAHEKFDIVGAALLTGGLLALIHTLAEAIEKGWSDPLIIGGIVVATGLLTAFVMVERHISAPLVPFSIFRNSTLRTADLATLFLLGCVVTIFFFASLFMQQVLGYSAVRTGLSYLPLALIVGVGAGVASNVSSRAAAKPVLLIGLTLVTAGMISLWQLPTDASYATRILPTFLVTGLGMGLSFVPLQIAAQIGVHDREAGLAAGLINTSQELGGALGVAVAATIAFRRVDELTAWANGDPARTDVARASVFHDAFLVGGCFALTALVLSAVLLPMMRAGETG; translated from the coding sequence ATGTCGTCCCCAGATCTGGCCCGGGGCAGTACCGCCGCGGACGGCGTCACCCCGGGTGTCGTCCTGGCATTTCTCTGCATCGCGCAGTTCATGGTCTTCCTCGACGTCTCGATCGTCAATGTGGCGCTTCCGACGATTGAGGCCGGGCTGTCGATCCCGGAGAACCAGCTTCCGTGGCTGGTCACCGCTTACGGCCTGATGCTGGGCGGCTGCCTGCTGTCCGGCGCCCGGCTGGGCGACCGGTTCGGCCGTCGTCGCATCCTTCGGACCGGTCTCCTGCTGTTCGGACTGGCCTCCCTGGCCGCCGGTCTGGCCGGCGACCCGATCGTGCTGTTCGTCGCCCGCGGTGTGCAGGGATTCGGCGCGGCGCTGATGGCCCCCTCGGCCCTGAGCACCCTGACCGCGACCTTCGAGGAGGGCCCGGACCGGAACCGGGCTCTCGGCATCTGGGGCGCCCTGACCGGTCTGGCGCCGGTGGCGGGCAACGTGCTCGGCGGTGTGCTGTCCGAGGGGCCGGGCTGGCGCTGGATCTTCTTCATCAACGTACCGATCGCCGTCCTGGCCGTGCTGTTCGCCCCGCGCATCCTGCCGGAGACCCGTACCGCGGCCCACGAGAAGTTCGACATCGTCGGTGCCGCGCTGCTGACGGGCGGCCTGCTGGCCCTGATCCACACGCTGGCCGAGGCGATCGAGAAGGGCTGGAGCGACCCGCTGATCATCGGCGGAATCGTCGTGGCGACCGGGCTCCTCACCGCGTTCGTCATGGTGGAGCGGCACATCAGCGCACCGCTCGTGCCGTTCTCGATCTTCCGCAACAGCACCCTGCGCACGGCCGACCTCGCGACCCTGTTCCTGCTCGGCTGCGTGGTGACGATCTTCTTCTTCGCCAGCCTCTTCATGCAGCAGGTGCTCGGCTACTCGGCCGTCCGGACCGGCCTGTCGTACCTCCCGCTGGCTCTGATCGTCGGGGTCGGCGCCGGTGTCGCATCGAACGTCAGCAGCAGGGCGGCCGCCAAGCCGGTGCTGCTGATCGGCCTCACCCTGGTCACGGCCGGGATGATCTCGCTGTGGCAGCTGCCCACCGACGCCTCCTACGCGACCCGGATCCTTCCAACCTTCCTGGTCACCGGGCTGGGTATGGGCCTGTCGTTCGTACCACTCCAGATCGCGGCGCAGATCGGGGTGCACGACCGGGAGGCCGGGCTGGCGGCCGGGCTGATCAACACCAGCCAGGAACTGGGTGGCGCCCTGGGTGTCGCGGTGGCGGCGACGATCGCCTTCCGCAGGGTGGACGAGCTGACCGCCTGGGCGAACGGTGACCCGGCACGCACGGACGTGGCCCGCGCCTCGGTGTTCCACGACGCGTTCCTGGTGGGCGGCTGCTTCGCCCTGACCGCGCTGGTCCTTTCGGCGGTGCTGCTGCCGATGATGCGGGCGGGCGAAACCGGCTGA
- a CDS encoding amino acid transporter: MPGFRDWLLEGLADRATTIPGPHGKPQEEDHARPWYQVMCLTGVDYFSTLGYQPGIAALAAGAVAPIATLVLIVLTLLGALPVYRWVARRSPHGEGSISMLEHVLPWWAGKLFVLVLLGFAATDFLITMTLSAADATAHLVENPFAPSFLDGQEVLITLVLLALLGGVFLRGFKEAIGIAIVLVTLYLSLNAVVVGVAVVHVLENPHLFADWTDLLATEHTNWLAVVGVALVVFPKLALGLSGFETGVAVMPQIKGDPDDTHAEPRGRIAGAHKLLTTSALIMSCFLILSSFTTTLLIPQEEFRAGGEANGRALAFLAHEYLGEVFGTVYDVSTIAILWFAGASAMAGLLNLVPRYLPRYGMAPRWARAIRPLVLVFMAVAFFVTWYFKADVDAQGGAYATGVLVLITSAAVAVTLTARSMRNRRAAVFFSVVAVIFVYTTIVNVLERPDGLRIGLCFIVGILVISFVSRAGRALELRGAGLTFDDEARKFLLDAAKCGTLRLVANEPDARDAAEYRDKANEIRRDNDVPKWAPLVFVEVTVQDASDFETELHVRGEERFGHRILLVNSSVIANTIAEILLEARNLTGLVPHVYFSWTEGSPFRNLLRFLFVGDGEVAPVTREVLREAEPDRERRPRVHVS; encoded by the coding sequence ATGCCCGGATTCCGGGACTGGCTGCTGGAAGGGCTGGCCGACCGGGCCACCACGATCCCCGGCCCGCACGGCAAGCCGCAGGAGGAGGATCACGCCCGGCCCTGGTACCAGGTGATGTGCCTGACCGGTGTGGACTACTTCTCCACCCTCGGCTACCAGCCCGGCATCGCCGCACTGGCGGCCGGGGCGGTCGCGCCGATCGCCACACTGGTGCTGATCGTGCTCACCCTGCTCGGCGCGCTGCCGGTGTACCGCTGGGTGGCGCGCCGCAGCCCGCACGGCGAAGGCTCGATCTCGATGCTGGAGCACGTGCTGCCCTGGTGGGCGGGCAAGCTCTTCGTGCTGGTCCTGCTCGGCTTCGCGGCCACCGACTTCCTCATCACGATGACCCTGAGCGCGGCGGACGCCACCGCCCACCTGGTCGAGAACCCCTTCGCACCGAGCTTTCTCGACGGCCAGGAGGTGCTGATCACCCTGGTGCTGCTGGCCCTGCTCGGCGGGGTGTTCCTGCGCGGGTTCAAGGAGGCCATCGGCATCGCCATCGTGCTGGTGACGCTGTACCTGTCACTCAACGCGGTGGTGGTGGGCGTGGCCGTGGTGCACGTGCTGGAGAACCCGCACCTGTTCGCGGACTGGACCGACCTGCTGGCCACCGAGCACACCAACTGGCTCGCGGTGGTCGGTGTGGCCCTGGTGGTGTTCCCCAAGCTGGCCCTGGGGCTGTCCGGCTTCGAGACCGGCGTGGCGGTGATGCCGCAGATCAAGGGTGACCCGGACGACACCCACGCCGAGCCCCGGGGCCGGATCGCCGGGGCGCACAAGCTGCTCACCACCTCAGCCCTGATCATGAGCTGCTTCCTGATCCTGTCCAGCTTCACCACCACCCTGCTGATCCCGCAGGAGGAGTTCCGGGCCGGCGGCGAGGCGAACGGCCGGGCCCTGGCCTTCCTCGCGCACGAGTACCTGGGCGAGGTCTTCGGCACCGTCTACGACGTCAGCACCATCGCCATCCTCTGGTTCGCCGGCGCCTCGGCGATGGCCGGGCTGCTCAACCTGGTGCCGCGCTACCTGCCGCGCTACGGCATGGCCCCGCGCTGGGCCCGCGCGATCCGGCCGCTGGTGCTGGTGTTCATGGCCGTGGCCTTCTTCGTCACCTGGTACTTCAAGGCCGACGTGGACGCCCAGGGCGGGGCCTATGCCACCGGGGTGCTGGTGCTGATCACCTCGGCCGCGGTCGCCGTCACCCTGACCGCCCGCTCGATGCGCAACCGGCGGGCGGCGGTCTTCTTCAGCGTCGTCGCGGTGATCTTCGTGTACACCACGATCGTCAACGTGCTGGAGCGGCCGGACGGCCTGCGGATCGGCCTGTGCTTCATCGTCGGCATCCTGGTGATCTCGTTCGTCTCCCGCGCCGGTCGTGCCCTGGAACTGCGCGGGGCCGGGCTCACCTTCGACGACGAGGCGCGGAAGTTCCTGCTGGACGCGGCGAAGTGCGGCACCCTGCGGCTGGTCGCCAACGAGCCGGACGCCCGCGACGCGGCCGAGTACCGGGACAAGGCCAACGAGATCCGCAGGGACAACGACGTGCCGAAGTGGGCGCCGCTGGTGTTCGTCGAGGTCACCGTGCAGGACGCCTCGGACTTCGAGACCGAGCTGCACGTGCGCGGCGAGGAGCGCTTCGGCCACCGGATCCTGCTGGTGAACAGCTCGGTGATCGCCAACACGATCGCCGAGATCCTGCTCGAGGCAAGGAATCTGACCGGGCTGGTGCCGCACGTCTACTTCTCCTGGACCGAGGGCAGCCCGTTCCGTAACCTGCTGCGCTTCCTCTTCGTCGGCGACGGTGAGGTCGCGCCGGTCACCCGCGAGGTGCTGCGCGAGGCCGAGCCGGACCGCGAGCGCCGCCCCCGCGTGCACGTGAGCTGA
- a CDS encoding sensor histidine kinase — translation MDPRHWSVARQAFGLVVVAVVLLVASTVVAAYLQTRDRVRDATAHEVLALARSIAVTPTVLDALGDDNPSPVLQAYTERLRAATGTDFITVMSPGGIRYTHTNPALIGRRFIGHTEQALAGTAFTETYTGTLGPSVRAVAPIEDAGGHVVALVAVGVTIDNVGELTQEQLPPLFIAGAVVLLTGAAVAYALGARLKRQTLGMGQAELLRMFEFYEGVLHAVREGLLIVDGDGRVQLINDEAVRLLGLESPVAGRRLDDLPIPAGLVEAMGRGDTQVDEIQLTREGVLVVSVSPARWNGRVLGSVVTLRDHTDLVSLTDELSQTRSLTESLRSQAHESANRLHSVITMIELGETDRALEFATSELAGVQELTDRVIGQAHEPVVAALLLGKAAEAAERGIRLEFPTDLEVPDGVLPSRDLLTVLGNLIDNAFEATLAFSGERRVGVVAQVVRPMDDERPAELHLRVSNSGAPVPDPERIFRRGWSTKQAPGTGFGLNGVRTGTGRGLGLALVRQAVERNGGSITLHRDEERGETVFDVRLPLPRVVPA, via the coding sequence ATGGACCCTCGGCACTGGAGCGTGGCCCGGCAGGCCTTCGGGCTCGTCGTCGTCGCCGTCGTGCTGCTGGTCGCGTCCACCGTGGTGGCCGCCTACCTCCAGACCCGCGACCGGGTGCGCGACGCGACGGCGCACGAGGTGCTGGCCCTGGCCCGGTCGATCGCCGTCACCCCCACGGTGCTGGACGCGCTGGGTGATGACAACCCCTCCCCGGTGCTCCAGGCGTACACCGAGCGGCTGCGGGCGGCCACCGGCACCGACTTCATCACCGTGATGTCCCCCGGGGGCATCCGCTACACGCACACCAACCCGGCACTGATCGGCCGGCGGTTCATCGGGCACACCGAACAGGCCCTGGCCGGCACGGCGTTCACCGAGACCTACACCGGCACGCTGGGCCCGTCGGTGCGCGCCGTGGCACCGATCGAGGACGCCGGTGGGCACGTGGTCGCGCTGGTCGCCGTCGGGGTCACGATCGACAACGTGGGTGAGCTGACCCAGGAGCAGCTGCCCCCGCTGTTCATCGCCGGGGCGGTGGTGCTGCTCACCGGGGCGGCCGTGGCCTATGCCCTGGGCGCCCGGCTGAAACGGCAGACGCTGGGCATGGGCCAGGCCGAGCTGCTGCGGATGTTCGAGTTCTACGAGGGGGTGCTGCACGCCGTGCGCGAGGGACTGCTGATCGTCGACGGGGACGGCCGGGTGCAGCTGATCAACGACGAGGCCGTGCGCCTGCTCGGCCTGGAGTCCCCGGTGGCAGGCCGCCGGCTGGACGACCTGCCGATCCCGGCCGGGCTGGTGGAGGCGATGGGCCGCGGTGACACCCAGGTCGACGAGATCCAGCTGACCCGCGAGGGTGTGCTGGTGGTCAGTGTCTCGCCCGCCCGCTGGAACGGCCGCGTGCTGGGCAGTGTGGTCACCCTGCGCGACCACACCGACCTGGTCTCGCTGACCGACGAGCTCAGCCAGACCCGCAGCCTGACCGAGTCGCTGCGATCGCAGGCGCATGAGTCGGCCAACCGGCTGCACTCGGTGATCACGATGATCGAGCTCGGCGAGACCGACCGGGCCCTGGAGTTCGCCACCTCGGAACTGGCCGGGGTGCAGGAACTCACCGACCGGGTGATCGGGCAGGCACACGAGCCGGTGGTCGCGGCGCTGCTGCTGGGCAAGGCCGCGGAGGCGGCCGAGCGCGGCATCCGGCTGGAGTTCCCCACCGACCTGGAGGTGCCCGACGGGGTGCTGCCCTCGCGCGACCTGCTCACCGTGCTCGGCAATCTGATCGACAACGCCTTCGAGGCCACCCTGGCGTTCTCCGGCGAGCGCCGCGTCGGTGTGGTCGCCCAGGTGGTGCGGCCGATGGACGACGAAAGACCGGCAGAACTCCACCTGCGCGTGAGCAACTCCGGTGCGCCGGTGCCCGACCCGGAACGCATATTCCGGCGCGGCTGGTCCACGAAGCAGGCGCCCGGCACCGGGTTCGGCCTGAACGGGGTCAGGACCGGCACCGGGCGTGGGCTGGGCCTGGCGCTGGTCCGGCAGGCGGTGGAGCGCAACGGCGGCTCGATCACCCTGCACCGGGACGAGGAACGGGGCGAGACGGTGTTCGACGTCCGGCTGCCGCTGCCGAGGGTGGTGCCCGCGTGA
- a CDS encoding ABC transporter permease, with protein sequence MNSFRAELLRLRRWPAIWVTLGAWIFLALLFGYVFNYVTYTSGGGNFSNEGQSLAQIYVQLLPEALPGVLVQGMPLFGGALMMVLGAIVAGNGYGYGTWKTIYTQGPSRRAVTLGSLLALSALVVGVLLLTLALFGACTTAIALSEGEALVWPPLTDLAAAVGAGLLVLEMWAPAGYFLGTAARGPALWVGLGLVWALVIEQLLRGVGGLLGPVEAATRVLPGTAAGSLAGAIVGPGGDTPGVLDVLSGPVAAASVTGYLVVLVTATVVLAQRRDVV encoded by the coding sequence ATGAACAGCTTCCGCGCCGAACTGCTGCGGCTGCGCCGCTGGCCGGCGATCTGGGTGACGCTGGGCGCCTGGATCTTCCTGGCTCTCTTGTTCGGATATGTTTTCAATTACGTGACGTACACGTCAGGTGGCGGTAACTTCTCCAACGAAGGGCAGAGTCTGGCGCAGATCTACGTCCAGCTGCTGCCAGAAGCGCTGCCGGGCGTGCTGGTTCAGGGTATGCCGTTGTTCGGTGGGGCTCTGATGATGGTGCTCGGGGCGATCGTCGCCGGCAACGGGTACGGCTACGGAACCTGGAAAACCATTTACACGCAGGGCCCTTCGCGGCGTGCCGTCACTCTCGGCTCGCTGCTGGCCCTGAGCGCCCTGGTGGTCGGCGTGCTGCTGCTCACCCTGGCCCTGTTCGGCGCCTGCACCACGGCGATCGCGTTGAGTGAGGGTGAGGCGCTGGTGTGGCCGCCCCTGACCGACCTGGCCGCAGCCGTCGGGGCCGGCCTGCTGGTGCTGGAGATGTGGGCGCCGGCCGGGTACTTCCTCGGCACGGCGGCACGCGGGCCGGCCCTGTGGGTCGGGCTCGGGCTGGTCTGGGCCCTGGTGATCGAGCAGTTACTGCGCGGAGTCGGTGGGCTGCTCGGGCCGGTCGAGGCCGCCACCCGGGTGCTGCCGGGCACCGCGGCGGGCTCCCTGGCCGGTGCGATCGTGGGGCCCGGTGGCGACACACCCGGCGTGCTCGACGTGCTGTCCGGCCCGGTCGCCGCCGCCTCGGTCACGGGCTACCTGGTGGTGCTGGTGACGGCGACAGTTGTCCTGGCTCAACGGCGCGACGTGGTCTGA
- a CDS encoding PD40 domain-containing protein, with protein sequence MRHHVFSRRSGLSLATAVAISGFLAVPAQAAGPRGTSPHGTTELVNPVDGEAGVGAPDASTTAPAVTPDGRYVAFQSRAVNIPVAPGTDSNNAQDIFVRDTETGTARRISNNPAGDAANRDSISPAISDDGRYVAFASNASDLVPVDGTNIAAYDIFVSDLDTGGITKISTGLDDTPDSGGGSASSISADGGVVAFRSASPDLVPGDTNGLTDVFVWQRSTGRISRVSVTSSGAQATSVAGAKRQDSVSPKVSGDGKTVVFVSGATNLVPGDTNGLTDLFAHSLVTGDTTRVSVGPNGEQATGGVAAQGIGATDVTVSADGTVIGWDGNSLHGLVDDDLPYRSTGFVTDLTTGAVRVAGETVTGGPTTDTVSHATVSPDGAFVTFQAYESDLVADDTNRTYDVFVQSLESGRTVRVSVASDGTEGDGISGSEGLALLPGGSSVLFTSRATNLVADPISYVDNLYVHRFSPGFWTD encoded by the coding sequence GTGCGTCATCATGTCTTCAGCAGGCGCAGTGGGCTGAGCCTCGCTACAGCCGTTGCCATCAGCGGGTTCCTGGCCGTCCCGGCTCAGGCGGCGGGTCCTCGGGGCACCAGTCCTCACGGCACCACCGAACTGGTCAACCCGGTCGACGGCGAGGCGGGCGTCGGCGCGCCCGATGCGTCCACCACCGCCCCGGCCGTCACCCCCGACGGCCGCTACGTGGCCTTCCAGTCGCGCGCCGTCAACATTCCCGTCGCCCCGGGTACCGACAGCAACAACGCGCAAGACATCTTCGTGCGCGACACCGAGACCGGCACCGCCCGGCGCATCTCGAACAACCCGGCCGGCGACGCCGCCAACCGGGACAGCATCTCGCCCGCCATCTCCGACGACGGGCGCTACGTCGCCTTCGCCTCCAACGCCTCCGACCTGGTGCCGGTCGACGGCACCAACATCGCCGCCTACGACATCTTCGTCAGCGACCTCGACACCGGCGGGATCACCAAGATCAGCACGGGTCTCGACGACACACCCGACTCCGGCGGCGGGTCGGCGTCGTCGATCTCCGCCGACGGCGGCGTGGTGGCCTTCCGGTCCGCCTCGCCCGACCTGGTGCCGGGCGACACCAACGGCCTCACCGATGTGTTCGTGTGGCAGCGCTCCACCGGGCGGATCAGCCGGGTCAGCGTCACCTCCTCCGGCGCCCAGGCCACGTCCGTGGCGGGTGCGAAACGCCAGGACTCGGTGAGCCCGAAGGTCTCCGGCGACGGCAAGACCGTGGTGTTCGTGTCGGGGGCCACCAACCTGGTGCCGGGTGACACCAACGGTCTCACCGACCTGTTCGCCCACTCGCTGGTCACCGGCGACACCACCCGGGTCTCGGTCGGGCCGAACGGCGAGCAGGCCACCGGTGGTGTGGCCGCGCAGGGCATCGGCGCCACCGACGTCACCGTCTCCGCCGACGGCACGGTGATCGGCTGGGACGGCAACTCTCTGCACGGCCTGGTGGACGACGATCTTCCATACCGGTCAACGGGTTTCGTCACCGACCTGACCACCGGCGCGGTGCGGGTGGCGGGTGAGACCGTCACCGGCGGCCCGACCACCGACACCGTCAGCCACGCCACCGTCTCGCCGGACGGCGCGTTCGTCACCTTCCAGGCCTATGAGTCCGACCTGGTGGCCGACGACACCAACCGCACCTATGACGTTTTCGTGCAGAGCCTCGAAAGCGGTCGCACGGTGCGGGTTTCCGTGGCGTCCGACGGAACCGAGGGCGACGGCATCAGCGGCAGCGAGGGCCTGGCCCTGCTGCCGGGCGGCTCGTCGGTGCTGTTCACCTCCCGGGCCACCAACCTGGTGGCCGACCCGATCTCGTACGTCGACAACCTGTACGTGCACCGGTTCAGCCCCGGCTTCTGGACCGACTGA
- a CDS encoding response regulator, translating into MIRTLVVEDDELAARAHAEYVRRLDRFTVVGVARTGAAALHEVTHQSVDLVLLDMNLPDLHGLEVHRIMRARGVEADVIAVTSARDLAVVRGAVANGVAQYLLKPFTFATLRDRLTSYAESRAQLTRGAGEEVDQREVDRLLGGLRGGASDQQLPKGMSPESLERVIGALRAAPAAVTAMNAAEAVGMSRVGVRRYLEYLVETGLAHRGSRYGGTGRPEIEYRWRGAP; encoded by the coding sequence GTGATCCGGACGCTGGTGGTGGAGGACGACGAGCTGGCCGCCCGGGCCCACGCCGAGTACGTGCGCCGGCTGGACCGTTTCACCGTGGTCGGGGTGGCCCGCACCGGGGCCGCGGCGCTGCACGAGGTGACCCACCAGAGCGTGGACCTGGTGCTGCTCGACATGAACCTGCCCGACCTGCACGGCCTGGAGGTGCACCGGATCATGCGGGCGCGCGGGGTGGAGGCCGACGTCATCGCCGTCACCTCGGCCCGCGACCTGGCGGTCGTGCGCGGGGCCGTGGCCAACGGCGTGGCCCAGTACCTGCTCAAGCCGTTCACCTTCGCCACCCTGCGGGACCGGCTGACCAGCTACGCCGAGTCCCGCGCCCAGCTCACCCGGGGCGCCGGCGAGGAGGTCGACCAGCGCGAGGTGGACCGGCTTCTCGGCGGGCTGCGCGGCGGCGCGTCCGACCAGCAGTTGCCCAAGGGCATGAGCCCGGAGTCGCTGGAGCGGGTGATCGGGGCCCTGCGCGCCGCCCCCGCCGCGGTCACGGCGATGAACGCGGCCGAGGCGGTGGGCATGTCGCGGGTGGGGGTGCGCCGCTACCTGGAGTACCTGGTGGAGACCGGCCTGGCCCACCGCGGCTCACGCTACGGCGGGACCGGCCGGCCGGAGATCGAGTACCGCTGGCGGGGAGCGCCCTGA